The proteins below come from a single Hyperolius riggenbachi isolate aHypRig1 chromosome 8, aHypRig1.pri, whole genome shotgun sequence genomic window:
- the VMA21 gene encoding vacuolar ATPase assembly integral membrane protein VMA21, whose protein sequence is MTACIQEVKLSLGPDSMERYDKASLNAADLPPPEFSQNDGSLVSTLKTLLFFTILMIMLPIGLYFSSKVYVFEGAYGMSNRDSYFYAAIVAVVAVHVVLALFVYVAWNEGSRQWREGKQD, encoded by the exons ATGACAGCTTGCATACAGGAAGTGAAGCTGAGCCTGGGACCGGACAGCATGGAGAGATACGACAAAGCGTCATTAAACGCTGCCGACCTCCCTCCCCCTGAGTTCAGTCA aaaTGATGGCTCCTTAGTTTCTACATTGAAGACTCTGCTCTTCTTTACCATCTTAATGATCATGCTTCCCATTGGGCTGTACTTCTCCTCCAAGGTCTATGTGTTTGAAG GTGCTTATGGCATGTCTAACAGGGACAGCTATTTCTATGCAGCAATAGTGGCGGTCGTTGCTGTGCATGTGGTTTTGGCCCTGTTTGTGTATGTGGCTTGGAACGAAGGCTCCAGACAGTGGCGTGAAGGAAAGCAGGACTGA